TCGGTGGCACGGTGCAAGGTCGTCGTGTGCGGTGACCCGACGGCGCGCGCTGCATCCGGGCCTAGCCGCTGTTCGACGCCGCGCGCTTGCGCATCTTCCTAGACGCCACCGACCCCAGGGCCGCCGGCCCGGCGCAGCTGATAGCACCGAACGCGGCCACATCACCACCGCGCAGCCTGGGGCGTCAATCTGCAGTACGCCGCTTTGGCGCACTTGCCCTCAGTCACGTTCGCCGTGCACGCGGCGTGGCAGGCTGCAGCGATGGCGTTCGACCTGACCTACGCTGCCGCAACCAACACCTGAAGAGGCCTGGCCAAGACAACAACCACGACGCTTTTCGGCAGGGGCTCGTTCGGTGATGCCGGTTCCAGGCGCGGTGTAATCGCCGGGCGTCCATGCTTGCGGTGGTTCGTTCCGTATATGTGGCCACGCGTCCGACGATCCGAGCGAAGCCACGGTTCGCGTCTTCCGGTAGCGGAGCGGCGGATCAGTTGAGCCGGTCCCCAAGCGGGCACTAGATCAGTCGGCGGCCTTGTCGCTACCGCGGCGGCGAGAGCGGTCGCTGCGGTGAGGCTTGGTGGGCTCGGGTGCGGAAGGGGCGTAGCCGTAGCCGTAGCCGTAGCCGTAGCTGGCCCCGTATCCGCGACCACGTCGCGAGGGGGTCATGTTGAGCACCGCGCCCACCAGCGCCGCGTCGACGGCACCCAGGCGCTGGGCGGCCTGCGCGAGCTGGTCCTTCGTCGTCCTGCCATGCGCCACGACCAGGATGGCGCCGTCGGCCTGGGTCGAGAGCAAGGCTGCGTCGGTGACAGGCAGCAGCGGCGGCGCATCGATGATGATGGTGTCGAACTGTTCCCGGCATCGTGTCAGGAGCTCGGTCATGGCGCGGGACTGAAGCAGCTCTGCCGGGTTGGGCGGTATGGCTCCGCTGGCGAGGACCGCCAGGCCGGTGGCTGCGTACTCCTGCAAGGCGTCCTCGAAGCTGACCTTCCCGAGCAGGACGGTCGTGACCCCGACGGAGCTATCGAGATCGAGGGCAGCGGTCGCCTTGGGGCGACGCAGGTCGCACTCGATCAGGAGCGTCTTCTGTCCAGCTTGCGCCAGCGTGAGAGCCAAGTTGACCGCCGTGGTGGTCTTGCCCTCGCCCGGTAAGGCCGACGTGACCACGAAGACCTTGGTCGCTGCATCGACGTCGACGAACTGCAGATTGGTGCGCAGCACCCGGAAGGCTTCGGCCCTCGGTGCGTGCGAGTCCAGAGTGCTGACGAGTGGCTCGGTCTTGACCGAGGCGTCATAGGCGATCGAGCCGAGCAGGGGGGCCTCGGTGGTCGTCGAGACGTCCTCGACGGTCTTCACGCTCGTGTCCAGCAGCTCGCGGGCGACCGCCAGTCCGAAGCCGAGCAGCAGGCCGAGCACGAACGCCAAGCCCAGGTTGCGGACGGGCTGAGGGGTGACCGGGGACGAGGGGAGCGAGGCATCATCTTCGACGCTGGCCTTGATTAACGGGTCGTCCGCGCCGGCAGGCGTCTCCAGCTTGCGGACGAGATCGCTCAAGCCCATCGCGTAGGCCTGCGCAATGGCCTGTGCCTGGACGGGGTCGGCGTCCAGCGCGGACAGTTCGATCAGGACCGTCTCGGGCGAAACAGTGGCCGAAACCTTGCTGCGCAGCTCGCTGGCCGACAGGCTGAGGTCGAGGTCCTCGACGACGCTCTGGGCAAGGCTCTCGCTCTTGCCGACGAGCACGGCGTACGACGAGACGCGCTGCTGGCTGAAAAGGCCACCCTGGTAGGCGCTGCTGACGTCGCCGCTACCGCTGCCGCCATCTCCGTAGGTGGAGACGAAGAGCCGGGCCGTCGACTGGTACTGCGGGGTGGCAGTGAACGTGAAGGCAGACGCGGCCCCGACGACGATCAGGGTCGACGCGACTACCATCAGCCACCGGCGCCTCAGGATGCGCAGATAGTCCTTCAGTTCCATGCCGGGGCTCCCATGATCGATGTGACCATGGAACCCTAAGTGAAAACCCCGTCTAGACGTGCTTTGTCCCTGATCGTGACCTCAAGGACTCATCTACGAGGTGGCGACCGGCGTCCGCCCGTAGTCGTCCTCGAGGCGGCAGATGTCGTCCTCGCCGGTATAGGTGCCCATCTGCACCTCGATCACCACCAGCGGGAAGTCCTCCTGGTTGGTGATGCGGTGGGCCTGGCCGACCTCGACCCAGATCGATTCGCCGGGTCCGGCCACGACAGTCTCGCCATCGATGACGGCGGTGCAGCGGCCGGCGGCGATCACCCAGTGCTCGGCTCGGTGCTCGTGGGTCTGATAGCTCAGTCGGGAGTGTGGGTCGACGTGGATGCGCTTGACCTTGAAGCCGTCGCCCTCGTCGAGCACGGTCCACGAACCCCACGGGCGGTTCTCGCTCTCACCGATCATCTGCAGACTCCCCTGTGTCCACGGCCAAATGCCGCACGCAGACAATCGTAAAGGCTGGAGGTCGGTCGCGGAGAACTGTTACCAAACGTTAGCGACGTCGTAGACCTGCCATGGCAGGACGAACGTCGACGAGATAGACCAATGCAGCAATGGTGAGGATGAGATTGAGGATGCCGATGGGGCTGTTGAGGAGCAGGACCTGCACAGCGACTGCGATGCCCAGGATGATCGTCCAGGCCGGCTTGGTGAGCTTGCCGGCCGCTTCGTAGGACTCGGACGAGAACATCAGCGAGTTCACGAACGCGAAGATCTTCACCGCGAGCAGCACGAAGGCGAGCAGGGCGTAGAAGCCGAGCTCGA
This Nocardioides dokdonensis FR1436 DNA region includes the following protein-coding sequences:
- a CDS encoding polysaccharide biosynthesis tyrosine autokinase, whose product is MELKDYLRILRRRWLMVVASTLIVVGAASAFTFTATPQYQSTARLFVSTYGDGGSGSGDVSSAYQGGLFSQQRVSSYAVLVGKSESLAQSVVEDLDLSLSASELRSKVSATVSPETVLIELSALDADPVQAQAIAQAYAMGLSDLVRKLETPAGADDPLIKASVEDDASLPSSPVTPQPVRNLGLAFVLGLLLGFGLAVARELLDTSVKTVEDVSTTTEAPLLGSIAYDASVKTEPLVSTLDSHAPRAEAFRVLRTNLQFVDVDAATKVFVVTSALPGEGKTTTAVNLALTLAQAGQKTLLIECDLRRPKATAALDLDSSVGVTTVLLGKVSFEDALQEYAATGLAVLASGAIPPNPAELLQSRAMTELLTRCREQFDTIIIDAPPLLPVTDAALLSTQADGAILVVAHGRTTKDQLAQAAQRLGAVDAALVGAVLNMTPSRRGRGYGASYGYGYGYGYAPSAPEPTKPHRSDRSRRRGSDKAAD
- a CDS encoding phosphomannose isomerase type II C-terminal cupin domain is translated as MIGESENRPWGSWTVLDEGDGFKVKRIHVDPHSRLSYQTHEHRAEHWVIAAGRCTAVIDGETVVAGPGESIWVEVGQAHRITNQEDFPLVVIEVQMGTYTGEDDICRLEDDYGRTPVATS
- a CDS encoding DUF2516 family protein, producing the protein MLDVYSLELGFYALLAFVLLAVKIFAFVNSLMFSSESYEAAGKLTKPAWTIILGIAVAVQVLLLNSPIGILNLILTIAALVYLVDVRPAMAGLRRR